The Bacteroidia bacterium sequence AAGAAAAGAAGGTATGGGTGGACAGGATATTTACAGGGTTACTTTTAAAGATGTTGACGATCTTATAACAGTAGTTAAAGGAAAAATTGTAATTGCAAATGAGACCGGAACAGTTGATTGGAATTTAGGAAATGAAGACTTGGATATTTCTGTTTATGATTTAAAACAAAATCTTTTTGGAAAATATATTTACAATACACATATGGGTCGTTTTATTGCTGCATTACCAATTGGTGAATATCAAATAGTAATTCATGCAGATGGCTATAATGATTATTCCGAGAAAATAACTGTTTTGGATCGCGATTTGTATCAGTCTGAAACTGATAAAATATTTTCACTTTCTTTAAAAAAGATGTAAATTGCTATTAAATTAAATTAAAATGAAACGAGTTTTTAATATATTACTGTCGCTGGTTTTTATTCTGGCATTTACTTTTTCATCATTTTCGCAGGCAGAAATATTAGGAGATGCTGATTCAAATTTTGAAGATGAAAATTATGAGGTAGCATTAAAACAATATTTAAAAATTATTAAGAAGTATAAAGATGATCCGAAGGTTAATTACAGAGTTGGATATTGTTATTTGAAAACAAATTACAATAAAGGAAAGGCACTTCCTTATCTTTTGTTTGCAGATAGTGTTAAGGGTTCCAGCTTTGAGTCAATACAATTTGATCTGGCACAGGCATACTTTTATCGTCATAATTTTGAAAATGCAACATCATTTGCTAAGAAATATTTGAGCCTGAAAACCCGAAATTCACAGGAGTTAGCTGCACTTGACAGATTTATGGAAATGTGTAGTAATGCAAAAACATTAGTGGCTAAACCACTTAAGGTAACTTTTGTTAATCTTGGAGATAATATTAATTCTCCTCAGGATGATTTTATTCCGTTTATTACAGAAGATGAAACATTCATGGTTTTTTCATCAGCTCGTAAATACAATAACGAGTATCAGCAATTTATCAGAGGGGTTTATTTAAGTTCAAAGAGTGGTGGTGCCTGGCAAAAAGCAAAAGCTGCAAGTGCAAAAATTAACACCGATGAAAATGCTGAAGCTGTTGGTATAAATAAAGACGGTTCTTTAATTTTAGCACATGTTGACAGGTTAAGTGCACCAAATGAGATCTATTTTTCACAAAAAAATAAAGCTGGAAGTTATTCAGAACTAGCAGATATTGGAAATAATATTAATTCAAAATATGGCGAAGCTGGTGCTTCAATATCACAAACAGGAGATACTATGTTTTTTGCCAGTGATCGTCCGGGTGGTAAAGGTGGTTTCGATATTTATTATGCAATTAAATTACCCGACCAAACATGGGGAATTCCGGTTAACTTAGGAGAACCTGTAAATACAGAGAATGATGAAAATTACCCAAATATTACAGCAGAAGGTACAACGTTGTATTTTTCTTCTACTGGTCATAACTCAATGGGTGGGTATGATGTATTCAGAAGCAGATTAATTGAAAATAAATGGGCCGAACCAAAAAATTTAGGTTACCCGATTAATGATACATATGATAATTATAATATTGCACTTACTTCAAATGCAAGGTATGGTTATATAAGTAAATTCGAAGAAGATGGATTGGGTGGTTTGGATATATACAGAGTTATTTTTAATGATATTCCTCAAACAAATATTATTTACACCGGAAGAATAATGGTTGGTGACTCTCTTACTGCTGTTCCTTTTAATAAGGTGGATTCAATTCTTACTATTAATGTATATAACAAAGATAAAAATAATGCTGTTTTTGCAACTTATCAACCCAGTAAAACAGGGAAATATACTATAGCATTACCTCCGGGAAGCTGGAAACTTGAGATTGTAGGCAAAGCTTATCTTCCATATTCAAAAGATATACTTATTAGAGATGAGCAACCCCTACAAGTCCTTGTGTTACGAAATATCTACCTTAAGAAAAAATAAAATTTAATGGAATTGAATTTAAAACGCCCAATGGTTATTTTTGATTTAGAAACCACTGGTGTAAATATAACAACAGATAGAATAGTTGAACTTACGCTTATTAGAATTGAAACAAATGGCAAAGAAACCGAAAAAACTTTTTTAGTCAACCCTTCAATACCAATTCCTCAGTTTGCTACTGATATTCACGGAATATCTGATGAGGACGTAAAGGATAAACCATTATTTAAAGAGATAGCTAAAACTGTGGCCTCTGTTTTTGAAGGTGCAGATATAGCCGGTTTTAATTCAAATAAATTCGATATCCCTTTGTTAGCTGAAGAGTTTCTTCGTGCTGAAGTGGATTTTGATATGCGTAACCGCAAATTTGTTGATGTGCAGGTTATTTTTCATAAAATGGAACAACGTAATCTGGCAGCAGCATATAAATTCTATTGCAAAAAAGAATTGGTTGATGCTCATAGTTCAAAAGCTGATACACTGGCAACCTATGAGATTTTAAAGGCTCAGCTTGATGTTTATCCGGATATTCCTAAAACTATTCCCGAACTTAGTGAGTTTTCATCGCAAAACAGAACTGTAGATTTAGCCGGACAAATAATATATAACGACAAAGATGTTGAGGTTTTTAATTTTGGAAAGTATAAGGGAATGGCAGTTGAAGAGGTTTTTGTTAAAGACCCCGGTTATTATGGCTGGATGTTAAATAGTCAGTTTCCGCTTTATACTAAAAAGGTTTTAACCGAGATTAAGTTAAGAATGAAAAATAAATAATTTTGACATCCCGTGCTTGCCTACCGTCATCCTGAGCGTCCGCCGCGGCGGATCGAAGGAAGGTAGGTATAGCGAAGTAAATTGTTTTTAATTTAGTACTATACTCAAGATTGTGGTAATATTTTTAAAATAAAACAAAAGCTATGAAAATTATTTGCGTAGGTCGTAATTACGCCGAACATGCCAAAGAACTTAAGAATGATGTTCCAACCGAACCTGTAATGTTTTTTAAACCCGATTGTGCATTGTTACGTAACAACCAACCATTTTATATCCCATCATTCTCAAAAAACTTGCATTACGAAGTTGAAATTGTTTTTAAAATTAATAAAGTTGGAAAATCAATTTCTAAAAAATTTGCTCACAGATATTATGACAGTATTGCTGTTGGCATTGACTTTACTGCCCGTGATCTACAGGAAAAATGCAGAACAAAAGGACTCCCATGGGAAATAAGCAAAGCATTTGATAACTCTGCAGCTATATCACGTTTTATTTCTCTGGATGATGTTAAGAATATTAATGACCTTAATTTTTCTTTATTACAGAATGGTGAACTAGTGCAAAAGGGAAATACTTCCGATATGATTTTTCATATTGACTCTGTAATTGAATATATTTCGCAATTTGTTACATTAAAAGTTGGCGATTTAATTTATACCGGAACTCCATCAGGTGTTGGTCCTGTTAATATTGGCGACAGACTTCAGGCATTTATCGAAGATAAAAAGATGATGGATTTTGAGATAAAGTAGATTTGATTGTGTGATTATACATAGTTGCTAGTTAGCACATATTTATAAAATCTCTGCAAATGAAATATAATTTGTTTTACTCGTGGCAAACTGACTTAGACAATAAGACAAACAAGGGATTTATATTATCTTGTCTAAATAAAGCAATTAAACGTATTGAGACTGAACTCAGCATTAGTATTTATATAGACCAAGCTACTAGAGACGAAAAAGGTGCAATCCATATTGTCCAAACAATTGAAAATAAAATAAGACAAGCAGATATTTTCGTAGGTGACATCTCCATTATTAATAATGGTAGTAAAAAATATCGTAAAACAAGTAACCCAAATGTACTTTATGAATTAGGGTTTGCATCTGAAAATGTCGAATGGCCAAATATAATTTGTATAATAAATGAAGCTTTTGGTTCATTTAATAAATTGCCATTTGACATAGGTTATAGAAGAGGTGTTTCATATTATCTAAGCAATGAAAATAGTAGAATACAAAAAAATAAAAAAATCGCAAGTGACAAACTGACAAATGATTTATATTTCGCATTAAAAAATATTGAATTTAGAGAACCTAAACTTAGACTAAAAGAACTTATCGAAAATTTAGATAATACTGAATGGGAAGCATATAATCTTATAAATGGTAAGGTAGAAGATGGTCCCAAAAGAGGATTTATAAAAATAAAACATATTAATAACAATATATTTTCTTTTTCATTCGACAGTTATCAACTTGGGCAAAGGTATGAAAAGGGTGACTGGACAGCGAGAATATTCATTAATCAAGAAACTTTGTGTACTGCTGATATTGCATTTGTCTCTACCGTAGACTTTGGTTTTAAAAAATTAATTCTTCCTGACGATCGAATGTATAACCATCTTTTTCTACTAGGAGTAAACTATCAAAATGAAGGGTACGGTAAACAAATTCTTATAAAACAAGAAAAATAAACATGTGTTAATATTATCTAACATAAGGTCTTGCAGTAATAGGCAATTTGACAACTATAATAATTTTTTTATCCTGCCTGTGGAGCAGCACTTAAACCGGAATTTGTTGTTTGTAATAAATGTGGGCTTAGTGTTAAATAACTTAAACTTTTATGACTTTAACAGATATTACAAATATTCGATTAATTAGTCAACAAATTGCAGCAACAAAATTTAAAACTGTAAAGGAAATTGTTGGTTGGATGGGTGCAATGCAGGCACAGGACTATGCTATGTCAAAATGGGCAATAGGAGTAAGACTTCCAAATTCTACAGATAAAGAAATAGAACATGCTGCAGATAATGGTGATATTATCAGAACACATTTATTAAGACCCACCTGGCACTTTGTTTCTGCAGAAGACATTTATTGGTTGTTGGAACTTACAGCACCACGAATTAGTGCATCATTAAAATCCAGGCATAATGAGCTGGAGCTTACCGAATCATTATTAAAGAAATCTAACACAATTATAAGAAGAATGTTGACTGGTGGTAACCATTTAACAAGAGAAGAGTTAATTTCTGAAATATCAAAAGCAAATATTCCTGTAGATAACAATAGAGCATCACATTTGCTTATGCAGGCTGAATTAGATGGTATAATATGTAGTGGTGCTATAAAAAATAAAAAGCAGACTTATGCATTAATTAATGAAAGGGTTGCAAAAACAAATAATCTGACAAGGGAACAAGCTTTGGAAAAAATTGCAAGAAAGTATTTTAATAGTCATTGTCCTGCTACTTTATATGATTTCGTTTGGTGGTCGGGTTTGCCTGTCTCTGATGCAAGAAAAGCTTTAGAGATGATAAAGTCAGATTTAGTTTCAGAAGTTATAGGGTCAGAAACATATTGGTTTACAAATACATTTTCTTTATTTCAAGAAGATAATAATGCTTATTTATTGCCTGCTTTTGATGAGTTTTTAATTAGCTACAAAGATAGAAGTGCTTCGTTTCAATTTGTTAATCAAAAGAAAGTAGTTTCAGAAAATGGAATTTTCAGACCTGTTATTATTATAAACGGACATGTTATAGGCATCTGGAAGCGCTCAATAAAGAAAGAAAAAGTAATTGTAGAAACATTCTTTTTCCAGTCACAGAACAAAGTTGTTAAGAGTTTGGTTGAAAAGACAGCCCTGGATTATGGCTATTTTCTGGATAAAAAAGCAGAAGTAATACATGGTGTTATTTAAGCTAGTGTTTTTATCTTCTCACAGAGTCTCATGAAGTGGACTCTGTGATAGAAAACGTTTTAATTTAACAAAGCAGGCTTTACTTCTTTTTTCGAAATAATATCAAATGCTAAAATAATATCATGTGAACCAGAATTGTATTTTCTGAGTTTAGAAACTACAATATCATATGCATAAGCAATAGTAAAAAGCTTCTTAATTTTTATTCCTGCCAGAATAACTATAGCATCTTTTGTTCTGAAGCTTA is a genomic window containing:
- a CDS encoding fumarylacetoacetate hydrolase family protein: MKIICVGRNYAEHAKELKNDVPTEPVMFFKPDCALLRNNQPFYIPSFSKNLHYEVEIVFKINKVGKSISKKFAHRYYDSIAVGIDFTARDLQEKCRTKGLPWEISKAFDNSAAISRFISLDDVKNINDLNFSLLQNGELVQKGNTSDMIFHIDSVIEYISQFVTLKVGDLIYTGTPSGVGPVNIGDRLQAFIEDKKMMDFEIK
- a CDS encoding 3'-5' exonuclease, which encodes MELNLKRPMVIFDLETTGVNITTDRIVELTLIRIETNGKETEKTFLVNPSIPIPQFATDIHGISDEDVKDKPLFKEIAKTVASVFEGADIAGFNSNKFDIPLLAEEFLRAEVDFDMRNRKFVDVQVIFHKMEQRNLAAAYKFYCKKELVDAHSSKADTLATYEILKAQLDVYPDIPKTIPELSEFSSQNRTVDLAGQIIYNDKDVEVFNFGKYKGMAVEEVFVKDPGYYGWMLNSQFPLYTKKVLTEIKLRMKNK
- a CDS encoding AlkZ family DNA glycosylase is translated as MTLTDITNIRLISQQIAATKFKTVKEIVGWMGAMQAQDYAMSKWAIGVRLPNSTDKEIEHAADNGDIIRTHLLRPTWHFVSAEDIYWLLELTAPRISASLKSRHNELELTESLLKKSNTIIRRMLTGGNHLTREELISEISKANIPVDNNRASHLLMQAELDGIICSGAIKNKKQTYALINERVAKTNNLTREQALEKIARKYFNSHCPATLYDFVWWSGLPVSDARKALEMIKSDLVSEVIGSETYWFTNTFSLFQEDNNAYLLPAFDEFLISYKDRSASFQFVNQKKVVSENGIFRPVIIINGHVIGIWKRSIKKEKVIVETFFFQSQNKVVKSLVEKTALDYGYFLDKKAEVIHGVI
- a CDS encoding PD40 domain-containing protein, coding for MKRVFNILLSLVFILAFTFSSFSQAEILGDADSNFEDENYEVALKQYLKIIKKYKDDPKVNYRVGYCYLKTNYNKGKALPYLLFADSVKGSSFESIQFDLAQAYFYRHNFENATSFAKKYLSLKTRNSQELAALDRFMEMCSNAKTLVAKPLKVTFVNLGDNINSPQDDFIPFITEDETFMVFSSARKYNNEYQQFIRGVYLSSKSGGAWQKAKAASAKINTDENAEAVGINKDGSLILAHVDRLSAPNEIYFSQKNKAGSYSELADIGNNINSKYGEAGASISQTGDTMFFASDRPGGKGGFDIYYAIKLPDQTWGIPVNLGEPVNTENDENYPNITAEGTTLYFSSTGHNSMGGYDVFRSRLIENKWAEPKNLGYPINDTYDNYNIALTSNARYGYISKFEEDGLGGLDIYRVIFNDIPQTNIIYTGRIMVGDSLTAVPFNKVDSILTINVYNKDKNNAVFATYQPSKTGKYTIALPPGSWKLEIVGKAYLPYSKDILIRDEQPLQVLVLRNIYLKKK